One segment of Pseudoalteromonas rubra DNA contains the following:
- the rlmH gene encoding 23S rRNA (pseudouridine(1915)-N(3))-methyltransferase RlmH has protein sequence MKIQLIAVGTKMPGWVETGFKEYQRRFPKDMPLELIEISAGKRGKNADIKRILQQEGEKTLAAIPKGNRIVTLEVTGKPWDTHQLASNMEKWQLDGRDVSLLIGGPEGLAPECIAASEQKWSLSNLTLPHPLVRIVVAESLYRGWSLNNNHPYHRE, from the coding sequence GTGAAGATCCAGCTAATCGCAGTCGGTACAAAAATGCCTGGTTGGGTAGAAACTGGCTTCAAAGAATACCAGCGGCGTTTCCCTAAGGATATGCCGCTGGAGCTTATCGAGATTTCGGCGGGTAAACGCGGCAAAAACGCCGACATCAAGCGTATTTTGCAACAGGAAGGCGAAAAAACCCTGGCAGCCATTCCCAAGGGCAACCGCATCGTGACGCTGGAAGTAACAGGTAAGCCCTGGGACACGCACCAGCTCGCCAGCAATATGGAAAAGTGGCAGCTTGATGGCCGCGATGTCAGTTTGTTAATTGGCGGACCAGAAGGCTTAGCGCCGGAATGTATCGCCGCCTCGGAGCAAAAATGGTCACTGTCCAATCTGACACTGCCTCACCCACTGGTGCGCATTGTGGTAGCTGAAAGCCTCTATCGAGGCTGGAGTTTAAATAACAACCATCCTTACCACAGGGAATAA
- the rsfS gene encoding ribosome silencing factor, which translates to MDSKQLLDFALDKVDDMKARDIVHLDVRNTSSVTDYMVICSGNSKRHVQSIADHVAKEARHAGETPLGHEGQDTGEWVLVDLGDVIVHVMQDQTRDFYDLEKLWG; encoded by the coding sequence TTGGATTCAAAACAATTACTAGATTTTGCATTAGACAAAGTCGACGACATGAAAGCCCGCGATATCGTTCACCTCGATGTAAGAAATACCTCTTCCGTCACCGATTACATGGTTATTTGCTCTGGTAACTCCAAGCGCCATGTGCAGTCGATTGCCGACCATGTGGCCAAAGAAGCCCGTCATGCCGGTGAAACCCCGCTAGGCCATGAGGGTCAGGATACAGGTGAATGGGTACTGGTTGATTTGGGCGATGTAATTGTTCACGTCATGCAAGACCAGACACGTGACTTCTATGACCTAGAGAAGCTCTGGGGTTAA
- the holA gene encoding DNA polymerase III subunit delta, producing MRCYANQLAGQLKQGLHPFYLIFGEEPFQEAQCVTSVRQVAKRQGFDEVIKFSLLPGFDWQELVNQYNSMSLFSAQTLIEFDLNQQKPPTQAVAILKELAANPNPDVILILKGAKASQDIQRSAWFKALDKQGLFVPCYALTGYHLQRWLDDECKRLKLNLNNDAKRSLLQATEGNLLATHQELEKLSLLYKNTPIDQEKLLSGLLNQAKFDIFDLNDGLLRGNPRTLIKVLNKLAHDNVEPASIAWTLHNQAQLLLNLKHLIQAGTPTPDAFKKHNVWKNQQQSTQQALDRLNTAQLEQLLVLLAEFDSAYKRNILVAPYQALAHIALSFCQSLPFSLPYEELA from the coding sequence ATGCGTTGTTATGCCAATCAATTAGCAGGCCAGCTTAAACAAGGCCTGCATCCGTTTTATCTGATTTTTGGTGAAGAGCCTTTCCAGGAAGCCCAGTGCGTTACCTCGGTGCGCCAGGTGGCTAAACGACAGGGCTTTGATGAAGTGATAAAATTCAGCCTGCTGCCCGGTTTTGACTGGCAGGAGCTGGTCAATCAGTACAACAGTATGTCGCTGTTCAGCGCCCAGACACTGATTGAATTCGATCTTAATCAGCAGAAGCCACCCACCCAGGCCGTGGCCATCTTAAAAGAGCTGGCGGCAAACCCAAACCCGGATGTGATTTTAATCCTCAAAGGAGCCAAGGCCTCGCAGGATATTCAGCGTAGCGCTTGGTTTAAAGCACTGGATAAACAAGGTTTGTTTGTGCCCTGCTATGCCCTCACCGGCTACCATCTGCAACGCTGGCTCGACGATGAGTGCAAGCGGCTCAAGTTGAACCTCAATAATGATGCCAAACGCAGTCTGCTGCAGGCGACTGAAGGCAACCTGCTGGCAACCCATCAGGAGCTGGAAAAGCTATCTCTGTTGTATAAAAATACCCCCATCGATCAGGAAAAACTGCTCAGCGGTCTGCTCAATCAGGCTAAGTTTGATATCTTTGACCTAAACGATGGGCTATTACGTGGCAACCCTCGTACTTTAATCAAAGTATTGAATAAATTAGCTCACGATAATGTTGAGCCTGCCAGCATTGCCTGGACACTGCACAACCAGGCTCAGCTGTTGCTCAACCTTAAACACTTAATACAAGCAGGCACACCGACACCGGATGCATTCAAAAAACACAATGTGTGGAAAAATCAGCAGCAGAGCACCCAGCAAGCCCTTGATCGACTGAACACTGCGCAACTGGAACAATTGCTCGTGCTGCTGGCCGAATTTGATTCCGCTTATAAGCGCAATATTCTGGTTGCGCCTTACCAGGCGTTGGCACACATTGCACTGAGCTTTTGCCAGTCTCTGCCTTTTTCTCTGCCCTACGAGGAGTTGGCATGA
- the nadD gene encoding nicotinate-nucleotide adenylyltransferase — translation MIAVFGGTFDPVHLGHINMATQCMAVLTLSELRFIPNAVPVHKKGPSISTEDRLAMLQLATAHDSRFTIDRRELERDTPSYSLLTLEELKAEYPDQALVFLMGMDSFNSLDKWYRWQDIVSLCHLVVYQRPGDAFAPSAALQTYLEQARCSGPEQLSTLPAGLCYFLPGQPFEAASSTIRNAIKQRQAVEPWLNNAVLKYIQAHQLYLSSSDDT, via the coding sequence ATGATAGCAGTGTTCGGCGGTACCTTTGATCCTGTGCATCTGGGTCACATCAATATGGCCACACAGTGCATGGCTGTACTCACACTTTCCGAACTGCGCTTTATCCCCAACGCCGTACCTGTTCACAAAAAAGGTCCTTCTATCAGTACCGAAGACAGGTTGGCCATGTTACAGCTGGCCACTGCGCATGACTCCAGATTCACCATTGACCGAAGGGAACTCGAGCGCGATACACCTTCGTATTCTTTGCTCACGCTGGAAGAGCTCAAAGCTGAGTATCCAGATCAGGCCCTGGTGTTTTTAATGGGCATGGACTCGTTTAACAGCCTGGACAAATGGTATCGCTGGCAGGATATCGTGTCATTATGTCACCTTGTGGTGTATCAGCGCCCGGGCGATGCCTTTGCGCCGTCAGCGGCGTTGCAGACTTACCTTGAACAAGCGCGCTGTAGCGGACCTGAGCAACTCAGCACGCTGCCTGCTGGCCTGTGTTATTTTTTGCCAGGCCAACCGTTTGAGGCTGCGTCCAGTACCATCAGAAATGCGATAAAACAGCGCCAAGCTGTTGAACCTTGGCTGAATAATGCAGTCCTAAAGTATATTCAGGCACATCAATTGTACCTAAGCAGTAGCGACGACACCTAA
- the lptE gene encoding LPS assembly lipoprotein LptE: MAALLNTPLFSMTRRWHGFMLALFACVALSGCGFALKKASYLPDDLRVLYLSGTDSKSALYSSLKQALRRAQVELLPSPKLGNGQKAVELHLYRDSLERQTLSLFKNGQVAQYELAYSVRYRLTRPGFEPVEQEFELYRNYQDDPDNALGKAQEREIILSELRELASRRIIRELSQL; this comes from the coding sequence ATGGCTGCCCTGCTGAATACCCCTTTATTCAGTATGACAAGGCGCTGGCATGGTTTCATGCTGGCGTTGTTTGCCTGTGTGGCGCTGTCGGGGTGTGGCTTTGCGCTTAAGAAAGCCTCGTACCTGCCTGATGACCTCAGGGTCCTGTATCTGAGTGGCACCGACAGTAAGTCAGCGCTTTACTCAAGCCTGAAACAGGCTCTGAGACGCGCCCAGGTTGAGCTGTTGCCCTCTCCCAAACTGGGTAATGGTCAGAAGGCCGTAGAGTTGCACCTGTATCGTGATTCCCTTGAACGCCAGACACTAAGTCTGTTCAAAAATGGTCAGGTCGCACAATATGAGCTGGCCTATAGTGTTCGCTACCGCCTCACGCGCCCAGGGTTTGAACCTGTCGAACAGGAATTTGAACTGTACCGCAACTATCAGGATGATCCGGACAATGCCCTGGGTAAAGCGCAAGAACGTGAAATCATCCTTAGCGAGTTACGAGAGCTTGCCAGTCGCCGTATTATTCGCGAATTATCTCAACTCTGA